Genomic window (Bacteroidales bacterium):
TAAGATACATATCTTCTTCAAGTTTAGGTAATTGACCGGTGCCGGTCATTGTCTTCCTGTTAACCAGAATTGGAAGGGCAACTTCGGTGTATCCGTGTTTTTGAATATGAAAATCCAGCATGAAGTTTATCAAAGCTCTTTCTAACAAAGCTCCTTTATTCCTATATCCCACGAAACCGCTTGAGGATATTTTTACAACTCTCTTAATTTCTAAAAGGTCATTTATCTCTGCCAGATCAAGGTAATCTTTTGGCTGGAAATTAAAGTGCTTTTTTTCTCCCCACTCCCTTACAAAAGCATTGGCAGACTCATCTCCTATGGGAACATCTTTATTGGGAATATTAGGAATTTTGAGCAATTCATTTTCCAATTTCTGTGCAGTATCAGAAAGTTCACCTGAGATTTCTTTTATCTTTTTGGAGATCATCTGCATTTTTAAAAGAATCTCACTAACATCCTTTTTCTCTTTTTTAAGTTCAGGAATTTTTTTTGAAACACTGTTCTGTTCTGATCGCAATGTATCGAATTCAAACTGAAGTTCTCTTTTTTTCTTATCCAATTCCAAGAGGTTATCAATATCAGTTTTTTCATTCTTATCTTTAATAGCTTTTTTTACAATATCAATATTCTCTCTGATAAATTTTATATCCAACATATTTCATCCTTTCTTTCTAAATAAAGAAAATTCTTAAAGTTGACTATCCCCGTGACAAGCCAAAGAGTATTTTGCCAACTTTAT
Coding sequences:
- the serS gene encoding serine--tRNA ligase, whose translation is MLDIKFIRENIDIVKKAIKDKNEKTDIDNLLELDKKKRELQFEFDTLRSEQNSVSKKIPELKKEKKDVSEILLKMQMISKKIKEISGELSDTAQKLENELLKIPNIPNKDVPIGDESANAFVREWGEKKHFNFQPKDYLDLAEINDLLEIKRVVKISSSGFVGYRNKGALLERALINFMLDFHIQKHGYTEVALPILVNRKTMTGTGQLPKLEEDMYLIEQDDMFLIPTAEVSVTNLHADEIISEKSIPKKYVSYSSCFRREAGSYGKDTKGLQRVHQFNKVEMVRFVKPKDSYEALEEMLIDAEDILKCLGLHYRVVTLASGDLSFASAKTYDIEVWAPGSNKYLEVSSISNFEDFQARRAYIRFRDEDGKVKFVHTLNGSGLATPRTFIALIETCQNQDGSIIFPEVLKPYMERINT